The Streptomyces pactum genome contains a region encoding:
- a CDS encoding phage holin family protein — MDRMDHLEHLDKHLVDELAQVARETVRDELREQTRKQRRKATLYAASGAAALYAGAALALTVGLALATGLPDWAAALITAVLLGVVAYLLRGAARPGSAHGPGHGGALGGTAPSAPPNGLGVPYPPMPPAAPGGVGGTSGAPVAGTPPPSATGPAAPPREGVDPAAPRDRG, encoded by the coding sequence ATGGACCGCATGGATCACTTGGAACACCTGGACAAGCATCTGGTCGACGAACTGGCGCAGGTGGCACGCGAGACCGTGCGCGACGAGCTGCGTGAGCAGACGCGGAAGCAGCGCCGCAAGGCCACGCTCTACGCCGCGTCCGGTGCCGCCGCCCTGTACGCGGGTGCCGCCCTCGCGCTCACGGTGGGCCTGGCCCTCGCCACCGGCCTGCCGGACTGGGCCGCCGCGCTGATCACGGCCGTCCTGCTGGGCGTCGTGGCCTACCTGCTGCGCGGTGCGGCCCGGCCGGGGTCCGCCCACGGCCCGGGACACGGCGGCGCACTCGGCGGAACCGCGCCGAGTGCGCCGCCGAACGGCCTGGGCGTGCCGTACCCGCCGATGCCGCCCGCCGCGCCCGGCGGCGTCGGCGGCACGAGCGGCGCCCCGGTGGCGGGCACGCCCCCGCCGAGCGCCACCGGGCCCGCGGCGCCGCCCCGGGAGGGCGTCGACCCCGCGGCCCCGCGCGACCGCGGTTGA